A single genomic interval of Oryza sativa Japonica Group chromosome 7, ASM3414082v1 harbors:
- the LOC136357146 gene encoding uncharacterized protein translates to MVMMSCKRRKVSPASGATVVLPEEMMIEVLQWLPVESVLRFRAVCRSWATALSSDQFRGFHTAKNKIKPLPPKLFFVSQTAGFGSTSVHTSSPLSRSVPGGDNHRDLLFNLDNVRGDFMAMTPTPCHGLTLLHDAMGLEYYVLNAATRSISRLPPCQTVPSGSAGLGFDARTGEYKVVRLFREIISGEPHTKCQIYTLGGKHGDSWRPASGGVPFKFRTAGTYSISASQQHKLLPVFVDGFLHWLTGSLFSFLRPHAAILSFSVTEETFRLVRSPPFQVSGVHLVDLSGNLCMVRDLRRMSSTLEIWKLNDLYSSDWSLEHRIDLSTEHVARDLMKPDFIRVIGSAGSSGMSGKKNVIIATSNRKAIAYDPTSETLETILEIKGTPLPYQTARSALGLISLFEDSLAPVCKTNEEIALSSPLAKVIKEALLRLPGDYAVQFKLVSKQWHRFIESWSFARGYHMYNNRDRRPKIRLVGMGTGGSSGFSFASIEKLLQESPSKDTWLDAKVVCSKPCHGMNLISTELEDYLYNPCTGYRYVRSTRGALVYIPNRIPSDRFRHDHAFTTGNKNVGLGFDPLMQEHPPLPVNDMPPAYLAGFLYWMSEPRLSQSKTSAILSFEIATKTFVVIQCPSCALTRHNRSPCESFVVELEGMLCVVLANPFEEELDIWKMEHGQWDRAYRVCLKGWPGYSLGANVVVPMAVDPKDGRILLNTGSKLGLYDPTKRVIENLYDLDEVLRVKQTDETLHVEDKEKS, encoded by the exons ATGGTGATGATGAGCTGCAAGAGGAGGAAGGTTTCACCAGCCAGTGGTGCAACGGTAGTGCTGCCAGAAGAGATGATGATTGAGGTGCTCCAATGGCTACCCGTCGAATCCGTCCTACGTTTTCGAGCCGTTTGCAGGTCCTGGGCCACGGCTCTCTCTTCCGACCAATTCCGCGGTTTCCACACGGCCAAGAACAAGATCAAGCCGTTGCCACCCAAGCTGTTCTTCGTCTCGCAGACCGCGGGATTCGGCTCCACATCGGTGCACACATCCTCGCCGCTGTCGCGGTCAGTCCCCGGCGGTGACAATCATCGTGATCTGCTCTTCAATCTGGACAATGTGCGCGGCGATTTCATGGCCATGACGCCTACACCGTGCCATGGCCTCACCCTTCTGCACGATGCTATGGGACTAGAGTACTACGTTCTCAATGCGGCAACCAGGTCGATCAGCCGTCTGCCACCTTGCCAAACCGTGCCATCTGGATCTGCTGGACTGGGATTCGATGCCCGGACAGGGGAGTACAAGGTGGTTAGGCTGTTTCGAGAGATAATTTCTGGAGAACCGCATACCAAGTGTCAGATATACACTCTAGGGGGCAAGCATGGTGACTCATGGAGGCCAGCTAGTGGAGGTGTACCTTTCAAATTCCGCACTGCTGGAACTTATTCTATTTCAGCTTCACAACAACATAAACTTCTTCCAGTGTTTGTGGATGGGTTTCTTCACTGGCTTACTGGCTCTTTGTTCTCTTTCTTGAGGCCACATGCTGCCATCTTATCCTTCTCTGTGACAGAAGAGACATTCAGATTGGTCAGGTCACCGCCCTTTCAGGTTTCAGGAGTGCACTTGGTGGATCTCTCTGGTAACCTGTGCATGGTCCGGGACCTTCGTCGCATGTCGTCTACGCTGGAGATTTGGAAGCTGAATGATCTTTACTCCAGTGATTGGTCATTGGAGCATCGCATCGATTTGTCGACGGAGCATGTTGCCCGAGATTTAATGAAACCAGATTTTATCAGAGTTATTGGTTCTGCTGGCAGTAGTGGTATGTCAGGGAAGAAGAATGTAATCATTGCTACATCCAATCGCAAGGCGATCGCCTATGATCCTACATCTGAAACACTAGAAACAATCCTTGAGATCAAGGGAACTCCTTTGCCTTACCAAACTGCACGTTCTGCTCTTGGACTGATCAGTTTGTTTGAAGACAGTCTTGCTCCTGTGTGTAAAACCAATGAAGAGATAGCATTGTCATCTCCCCTTGCCAAGGTGATAAAGGAGGCCCTACTACGGCTTCCGGGTGATTATGCCGTGCAGTTCAAACTTGTCTCTAAGCAGTGGCATAGATTTATTGAAAGTTGGAGCTTCGCTCGTGGATACCACATGTATAACAACAGGGACAGGAGGCCAAAGATCAGGCTTGTGGGCATGGGCACAGGTGGATCATCAGGTTTTAGTTTTGCCAGCATAGAAAAATTGCTTCAAGAATCTCCTAGTAAAGATACATGGCTTGATGCAAAGGTGGTTTGCTCCAAGCCTTGCCATGGGATGAATCTCATAAGCACTGAGCTGGAGGATTATCTATACAACCCTTGTACAGGTTACCGCTATGTCCGCAGTACCCGAGGGGCTCTTGTCTACATTCCAAATAGAATACCTAGTGATAGATTTCGTCACGATCATGCTTTTACTACCGGTAATAAGAATGTCGGCCTGGGGTTCGATCCACTGATGCAGGAGCAT CCGCCTCTGCCTGTGAATGACATGCCTCCGGCTTACTTGGCTGGATTTCTGTACTGGATGAGTGAGCCAAGGTTGAGCCAGAGTAAGACAAGCGCCATTCTCTCGTTCGAGATCGCGACCAAGACATTTGTTGTCATCCAGTGCCCTTCGTGTGCTCTAACAAGACACAACAGAAGCCCTTGCGAATCATTTGTGGTAGAGCTTGAAGGAATGCTTTGCGTTGTTCTCGCTAATCCGTTTGAAGAGGAATTGGATATTTGGAAGATGGAGCATGGTCAATGGGATAGAGCATACAGAGTGTGTCTGAAAGGTTGGCCTGGTTATTCCCTTGGAGCTAATGTCGTGGTTCCGATGGCTGTTGATCCGAAGGATGGAAGGATTCTGCTCAACACAGGGAGTAAATTGGGTCTCTATGATCCAACGAAGCGGGTTATCGAAAACCTGTATGATCTTGATGAGGTGCTGCGTGTCAAACAGACAGATGAGACGCTGCATGTCGAAGATAAAGAAAAATCTTAG